ACTGTtaggcaaaaacttttgcatgcAATGCTCAATCTACATACCAAAGTTACATTCAATTTCACTATCTACCTAAGCAATGCAGCAAGCCTTGTGTGAATCATGTCGAGTTTTATCCAGGGTAGAATGCTACTCCATGTAGTCCCACTGTTTTTCTCTCTGGTTTAAGTAAGAATTTAGTTTGACAATCCCACCCAATGTTAACATTATTCTGTTCCCATGCTTGCCCATGCAGGATATCTGGCATCATGTCCATTCTCTAATGCCATTGCGTGATGCTGCTCGTGCTGCTTGCCTGTCTCATGCCTTTCTACGTTCTTGGAGGTGTTATCCCAACCTCATCTTCGATTGGGTGGCACTTAGGCCTGAAACATGTACATATCCACCTGATTTCGGAGGCGCCGCAGTTGATAGTATTATGAGAAACCACTCAGGCATTGGTGTGAAGATATTGAAGCTTGGACCATTTTTTATTGCTTATCACAATCTTAATAGTTGGCTTCATGTTGCTGTTAAACCAGGGATTGAAGAACTCACGCTTAGGCTATGGGATACATTCAGGAAAAAATACAAGTTTCCTGGGTCGCTTTTATTGGATGGGGTTAGGAACTCACTTCAGTATCTTGAACTTGGCAGTTGTACCTTCCACCCCACATCTGAATTTGGCCCCTTACGAAGCCTAACAAGTAACAAGTCTGCATCTTTCAGATGTGCGTATTAGGGGGGATGAGTTACAGGGTCTTATTTCCAACTCTCTTGCTTTAGAGACGATGGAACTCATTCAGTGCAAGGGAATAGTTTGCCTGATTATACCTTGTAAGCTTCAGCGCTTCAGCTGCCTGACGATTTTTGGATGCGGGAGGCTGAAATTGATAGAGAGCAAAGCTCCGAATCTCTCCACTTTAAACTTTTCCGGAAGGCAAAACTATCACTTGGAGAAGCTTTGCAAATGAAGACATTAAGCATGTCGTATTCAGATGTTGTCTGTTATGCTCGTACTGAGCTGCCGTCCATTATGCCAAATCTTGGTGCTCTTACATTAAGTTCCTGTGACGAGGTACTCTAAAACTTTGTGTTGTAGATTATTAGCAATTTGTGCATATCGCAGTAGTCATTGCTTGTGAATAATTTTAACATGGCATATTTGTTTATGCAGGTGGTCAATACACCAATGCTGCCTACCAAATTCCTCTGCCTCAAGCACTTGACCATTTGTTTGAGATCAGGACACTCGCCATATGACTATTTTTCTCTGGTTTCTTTCCTTGAAGCATCTCCATCCTTGGAGACTTTGAGCTTGGATGTAAGATGCTTTCCGTTCTATCCTGTAAAGATGACTATTCGGTCTCAATTAATTATACTTTTTTTTGTCTTTATAGGTGTGGAAGAAACCTATGAACCACGAAACGGTTTTTGGACATTCCCCACATTTGAGGCAGATGACTGAAGATCAGCATTGCTATCTCAAGAATGTGAAGATCATGGGGTTTAGCTCTGCGAAGGGCTTGGTTGAGCTGACCTGTTATATCCTGAAGAACGCAGTATTACTCGAGTGTCTTACATTGGACACCAATTATGGTTGTACTAGCAGGTGTTCTGACAGCGGATCTGGACGGTGCGGCTCCTTTGGCAACGGTCTAAGGGAAGCCCGTAGAGCGTTTCGGGCTATTAGAACATACATTGAGGATAAACTTCCTGCTAGAGTTAAGTTGACTGTTGTGGGGCCTTGTAGTCAATGCCATAAGTTGTCATAATCAATTGCATCATGTGTAAATCAATTGTGTAAATCAATTGACAGACCGAATAATCAATTGCTACTTTAACTTCAGATGAACCATGCTGTGTTTCTTGATCAAGTTATTGTAGCTGAGCAAATGTGTAAACATTTTAATTTAATTTGAGATACAGCACTCCGTCTTCTCACTGCGCTGTGCTGGTGAATTTCAGAGTTCAGATGCAAGGTTCCGAATTCTGGCCCGCTGAAAACTGCTTTCAGTCATTGTTTCTGGTACATTCTTGTGCCATGCTATTGCTTCTTGTACAGGAATCGATTATAGGCTTGGTTGCATCACAGCCATTATATGTGAATATGTGATCATTGGGTCAGAGCCCAACGTAGCCACGTAGGTTGAGCTTCAGGACATGATCTATGAGTTCAAATTTATGGCAATGGTATCAttgtttttttcaaaatttctaaATCTTATGTACATGAACTGTGAGGGATGTATCTCGAAGAAATTACTGCTCATGTGGAGGATTGAGATTCTGAACAACTTGTGAACGATGATAGTTTCTGGATGCTTTTCTATTTTTGCAGATAAACATAAGGTAGACTGTCTTCCATCAATTGAGGTGTGCCTGGAATATAATTTTGGAATAGAGCTTGTGATAAGGAACTGTGATAGCTGTACCAAGGATGGGTAGTGAAGCACCAGCCAAGATAAATATGGTGTGGGTAGATGGTGGCAAGCATCAATTAAAGAACATTAGCTGACTGTTCTTGAGAAGTACCTCTGATTAGTTCTTGAGAAGACTGCTTTTCTTTGTTTCCTTTTTTCGGCCAGTAGGAAGAAATTTTGCCATAATGTTTTCCATAGAAGAGGTTTTCGGATGGATCAAGTAGCGCACTTGCCTTCGTGGTTCTTTTTCGACCGAAGTTGTGTTTTTTACTACAGGTCTGAGTTGGATGAGAAGGTTGGGACTGTTAGATTTCTAGGATCATCTAGGAATAGATCGGATGGGGTACAGTTCTAATCATGGATAAACAAGAGTGGATTTCCTTCTTGACCCGCAACTAGAAAGAGATAGGAGGTTACCGAAACGTGGTCCAGTAGCGACGGTGGCGGAGCTTCCCGTCGCTGGCAGCACCCCCTCTAGATCGGGTTAGGGCTAGGGACTCTCGGTGGGGTTTGTGGCAGAAGTGAACCTTATGTTCGCACCCAGGCCCCCACCTCCCTTTTTATACGGCGCTGTGCGACAGGGGCCCGCCAGCCGATGGGCTGGTtgagcgcccccgatcagggcgcggactAAGGGTCCGACTCGTCCGTTAGGCCGAGTCAGAGATCAATTCTAACATTTTCCCCCTTGATCTCTTCttgtttcttattctttttctttttctgagcTTGGTCCATCCCATCACAGATCAGTGTATAGGGCGTGCCTCGTCATGACAGTTATTACCgtcagattaacagccacaatcacCTTTCCGTTCTGAAACAGAGTCTTATTCTTGGGCCCTCTTTGTCCAGGAATcataggctttcccttaaacccatgccggctaagtgTTCTCTGAACACTTTGGGTGGTAGGCCTTTTGTAAACGGATTCGCTAACATCTTGCTTGTTCTCACATGTTCTGGACAAATTGTTTGATCCTGGACCTGCTCCTTAACAACATGAAACTTAATGTCGATGtatttggcagcaccactcgacTTGTTGTTATGAGCACAAAATACTGCTGGCTCATTGCCGCAGTATAATTTTAGTGGTTTTTCTACGTTGTCGACCACTTTCTATCCGGGTACTAATTTCTTGAGCCATGTGACCTGCCctgaggcctcataacatgctacGAATTCAGCATACATCGTGGATGATGCTGTGACtgcttggagcttttccacgatatcgctcccttttgcaagagtgaagATATATCAAGACATGGATTTTCTATCATCCGCATCTCCTGCAAAGTCTGATTCTGAATatccttctatttctaaagattCTGATTTTCTATATGTCATCATGAGGCATGTTGTACCCTTCACATAGCGTAAAGCTTTTTTTACCATTTTCTAGTGCTCTATGCCTGGATCACTCTggtatctgccaagtatcccaGTAACAAAATTTAAGTCAGGGCGTGTGCACAATTGTGCATACTGtaagcttccgacagctgaagcataaggcacTACCTTCATTTGTTCGAGCTCGTACTTGTTCTTGGGACACTGATGTTTCCCGAAActgtcgcccttgactattggggTAGGTGTGGGTTTACTCTTGTGCATACCATATTTCTTTAATATCTTTTCTAGGTATGCTTTCTGTGATAATGTCAACGCCCCAGTTCTTCTGTTTCGATGAATCTCAATTCCTAAAACGAATGAAGCTTCAtcgagatctttcatatcaaacttcgaggacaagaatttctttg
The Panicum virgatum strain AP13 chromosome 6N, P.virgatum_v5, whole genome shotgun sequence genome window above contains:
- the LOC120677870 gene encoding uncharacterized protein LOC120677870, which gives rise to MREAEIDREQSSESLHFKLFRKAKLSLGEALQMKTLSMSYSDVVCYARTELPSIMPNLGALTLSSCDEVVNTPMLPTKFLCLKHLTICLRSGHSPYDYFSLVSFLEASPSLETLSLDVWKKPMNHETVFGHSPHLRQMTEDQHCYLKNVKIMGFSSAKGLVELTCYILKNAVLLECLTLDTNYGCTSRCSDSGSGRCGSFGNGLREARRAFRAIRTYIEDKLPARVKLTVVGPCSQCHKLS